The genomic window ctttcattattttaaatttttttgttgttttaacttTTCCTCAGTGTTCATCAAATTCTCCCTTGTCTCgtactcatatacatatattaattttcttattttccattcCTCATCTTTGAAGATAAGgattctatcatttaaaaaatcttctatCTCATGCACTTAGTGTAATGCCCTGCCCACTTAACCTTTTCTTTATCAGTCAtcatattatacattattattttcatattcagTCATATCTTATTTTTAGTTTGGttatttcctctcttcttatCAGGCTGTCAAATAACCTTTTTATAAGATTagtctctttttattttgttattttggtaGAGAAAGTTAAGCTTATTAAGAATAGTTTATTAAGATAATTAAGCTTATTAAGATTGTtactaaaaaaggaggggaatAAGATGCTCTGTCATAACTTTGTATTATAGAACTTTTGcatgaggataaaaataatgtCTACCACTATGAAtttatttgcattaatattcaatcacatattaatttttgtaataatCTAAACAAAACCATTCCaaataaattgattttagaaTAAATGAGAAAGCCATTGATGTTAATGTCAATTTCTACTCTCTTATGTGagctattttattctttataagaaTGTCATTGATTTGTTGCTAGACTATATTATCTTAGTTTTTATAGCTTTATTGACTCcccaatttgaaaagaaaattagaatttaaaactgaagacttaatgtttatttttgtgtACTTCAAGtttataataaatgtaaaatggttGAAAAGTTAGAAAATTCACAATTTGCAATGTTAAACAActattttttccacttaattGATTATCTAAAGGTATTTGGATTCAGTATGAAATTGAAAGAGAAGAGTTACTAAGATAGAAATTTGTGACCTTGCAAATTCTAAGagtttataaaaatattcaattaattaaaaatcaatagaGTAATTGGCCACATGGGATTATAAGTCATAAAATATTAAGtctggaagaaacctcagaattAATTAGGATCAGAGCTTTCCTCAAATGGAGTAAGAAGCTGAGTCCAGAAAAGTGATTATTTGAGATGGCCTAAGTAGATATCCTTGCATCTGCGACCTGAACCCATGCCTTCAATGCTTTTTCCATTATACCTTGGCCCCTGCTAACATACCACTatgaattttctttataaatgtttatttccagtGATATGTTTGCAAGCAGATTatgtaaaaagaggaaaatactaacttcttaaaaattaagCTTATTGTATACAtcaaaaataactatataaatcaCCAGGGATGATGTAAATTGAATTCTTTAGGGTTTTAAATAGAAGTCCTTAAAAGTGACCTTTAGTtatgatttctttaattttccaaTAAAAATTACTGCCacctatttacattttattttatgtgtggGTCCATGTATCAGCATTAATTTAGCATCACTTTTTTATGTAATCAAACATTAAGTTGTGATGAACACAGATATAAACTACAGCAACACTTTAAATTTTCAAAGgagcaacaaaacaacaaataagtGAATTCATGACACCAAACCCTTGTTTCTATCAGGGGCAAAAAGAAGGCaccaaagataaagaaaatgttgGAGGCTGACTCTAAGGATAACTTTGCTTAACTCTTCATTTTAGAAACTAAAACTTAAAAGACGCCAAGTAAGTACTAAAGGGTAAAcaacaaaattagagggaaataTGTCTCACCCTTGcctgtttctgcttttcttctgggAGCCACATGACAATGAATCTACCTATGCTTAATCTGCAAGACCCCTCTCTGTCATAGTGTCTGTTGATCTAAGAGGTCAGGCTACTCAGCTTTTGCCAATAATGATATATCTAAAATACATTATTGCTCTTCGTAAAGACctccaataaaaattaatttgtcaatttaatttatattcgGTATAATGTAAGGTAAATTGCTACCTTCCAACCACCCATTTCTCCATTTCTCATCTATACTGCTATACTATATGTTTAATCTAGTTTCTACaattcttcctcctccataaaaaatgtcaagaacagatctcttcatcttttttattatgtgtATATTCTTCCTCATGGCAATATCTCTGTCATAATGGGTGGCCTACAGAGAGAGGACTTCTTACTCTTTCATTTGTCATTATACTTTTCCACCCTTAAAACATTTAATAGGTACAAGGAGAAGCCCAGGTAAGCAGAGAAAAGGAGCTACTTTGGGCTGGgattttaaatatgaacaatcattagaaataaagaatgaaatatacTAGGGCAAGGATCaagataagaataaaaaattagtaTACCAATAAAGCTGAAAGTAGACATGGCACTAGGATAGCACcaagaagaaaataaactaaaaaatttgaagtatattattttattcattcgaACCATAAATGTGCATGGCATTATATGGTTCTGTATGTCTTTTATCTGTCTATACTAAAAATGTCATACACACATTTTCTACTATATCTTTAATCTAGTTACTACTGTAAGGAAATATTTTATGTCTCATCAAAGATAAGACATATaataatttcaattaattaattaatttattgacCTCAGCAAATAATCTGTACTTTATATCTTGTCTCCATATATTTGAAAACATATATTGTGTCTCCAAAGGTCACATGAATTTTCAGAGAAAACAAACTAGATcatcttttttaataaaatatcagGAAGGgtaagttttctttctctcttaccaCATCACCCTGCTGCTGACTAAATATACTTCCACTCCTGCTGTTTAATCTAtgcccttctcttttctttcctttttgcgtCTTTCActtttagctctttttgtggaagtAGGgatctttatttccattttttttagcTCAGACTTTATGCTAGGATACAAGGTCTTGTCTTCCCTAATATCTACTTTTGAAAAGCTtactgtttaaaaacaaaaacaaaaacaaaacaaaatccttcaatttaaaaagtaaaatcttGCCTTTTCGTGCACACATGTAGGAGTAATGAAAATGAATCCTGGTCACATAAGAACCAACCTACTTTAAGTAGACAATGTAACTTATTGGAGAATTCAATATCAGATCATTCCTAACCCCCTTCCCCAGGGTCTTTGATCTTTATACAATACTTTTATTGATAATTTGAATGATGAGGCCAAGGTATGGCAAACCAATCAAAAATGGAGTTAAGTTCTCTCAgcatattaaaagaaagaaaggcactATTTGTGATCTACTGAAGAAAATTagtttaagaataaaaaataaaagcccttTTATGAAGGAAAGGGCATTAAGATAACCAGGAATAGATAAATTGATAGTTAGAAATGATTTCAAACTAGCATGATGTTAGAATCATAAAAGAAGGTGCATGATGTAGAAGTGCTACTGatataattaaattgaaattgaCTTGATACTATTTTAGATttctatattataataaaatagacCTCTGCCTCTAGAGTTAAAGGATCTGAGCTTATTATTTTCTGTGTGATTctaaaaatcacttaacttcggtgggtttcagtttttttttccaactataaCATCAGGAGAtagactagatgacttccaaagtcccttccatctTTTAATGTAGAATACAATGAATGATTTTCAAAAAGTACATTTGCTAAACACTGAAACAAGTTACTTCTTTAGGGCACTGAAATTATTCTTCTGATAACTATTAATAATGCAAAAAGCATTCAAAATAATAGTCCAAGATGTTGTCTTGCTCTTAAGAGATTTGACTAGGGGATCATATGAGGCTCTTTAATTTCAACACAAAAACGCCACAGTCCAATGACTTTTCACTGCATAGGTGCACTTTTCTTCCTCTAGTCCCTTCAATTAGAATAACCCCCTTTTCATAACTTCCAGTGACTGGCTAAATTCAGTTGATATAGTTTTCCACCTTGCCTTTTGCTAGAGGTAAAAATCAACCATGTTATTCTAGAGCAACTGGAGAGGGATGAAAGTGTAGAAAATCCTATTGATTAAAGTAAAACATTTTTCCCCTTAGCAGATGATTTTAGATACAGTAAAGCAGAATGAGCCAGATAATTAAATGAAAAGTCTACCTTTGAAAGGGGTAGAGAATGCATTTTTATTCTTCAGATAAATGAAGACACTTTTGGAacaagtgaaaaaagaaacagaccaaaaaaaaaaaaaaaaagaaaggggtagAGAATGCATTTTTATTCTTCAGATAAATGAAGACACTTTTGGAacaagtgaaaaaagaaacagaccaaaaaaaaaaaaaaagagttgaaattAGCTTCCATAAAGAACCAGGGAAGGCAAAGGCATCATAGGCAGGAAAAATTTCCAGCTAGCAAAGATAAAAATCTTTGTATAGTTGGGGCTTATTTTCTCTGGATTCTAAAACTCTCTATAACAAGATCAATTATCAAAACAGAATCAGACATTTAGCAAATAACAAAATCTTTATAAAGAAGAAAGTGGTTTGGTTTAGGTAACATCAAGGATATATAATTgtcacaaaaatatatttttttcctttcatgtctTTAGAACCTGCATCTTTTCTCTTcaaattgtaaataaaaactaatacaCATTTCCAAATATAGAGATTCAAAGTTGGCTATAAATTTTGAAATAGCTTTGGGTTATACTTAAGCTATAATTCACTGCTTGAATCTTTATAGAAACAAAATTTGACCTAAATCATAAGTAAACATTTTGTgtggtatatttttaaaatgaagttagtCCTTAAAGGTCACTTTCCAGTACACTTCGAGACAACTACTGACAACTACTTATCAAAACACAAGTCCACTTTCAGTTCTGAGGGGGAAATGTTACTCCATGATTTAATAAAATCTAAGACTAATTTAAACTTTTCAGATTGTGTTTAAATTAAGGCAATTACAGTAAATTTTGACCTCAAATGAACTACTATAATTGGCTGGGTGAAATGCTGCCATTGGTCACCATTTCAGTAAACATTCTTCCCATAATTCTGCAAAAAATTCATCCCCTATGTAAATATTCCCCTTCTTCTGCATCACTTCTATCTCTCCATTCTTCAGCATCTCAACAatcaaaaggatataaaaagaccATTGAATTATATGACCTTGTATTTATACAGCACCTTGATCCAAGTtgtaaaaattcttaaaaattaggtCCTCAAACAAGGCACTACTAATGTATTATAAAACTTGATGATCTAAAGTAGAGTTGCCTAAGATCCCAGTTGCACTTCAAAAAAGAACATACTTCTACCTGAGGAAGCAGAAGTAAGCCATAAACTGATCATGTACAGATTTCAGTGTTTTGCtaacttttaaaaacttgtacatattcttatacatttatttacagtgattttccaaatctctttcttataatcattttatgaataatttgttttttaacaaaatgtttaaatgaaatCATTTGGATAAAACTGGAAAATGTCCATAAATGTTTAATACACATTTTTCATTTCAGTGAGGCCCAGATAAGACAGAACTGTGCTTCAACTACTGAAAGGGAGATTTAGGTGGCACAGAAAACAAAAGTATTGCCTAAAAGATAAATACGTTAAACATTATTCACTTTTATCCAGTGTAAGGAGACTCTTCTCTGCAATTCTTTAATATAAGAATTCCATTTTCTGCCTGGGGATTATCTTATGATACAGTACTAgataaagggaaggaaatggaggAGATGGCCACTCAAGGGACTATCTATGATTATTTTTGAAGCtgtatgaaaataaataaatgttttaatacaaatgtttatatgtatattatccaCATACATATGTCAAACCAAGTTacaattataacaaaataaaaaaagattcaaaatccACAAGAAATGGCTCACTTATTCAAGcaagaattaagaaaacaaaatttcaaagtcCTTTAAAAATGTGGACAAGCTGAGGAGCACAGCCTAAATTGCAACACAGAAGACATGACTCTTACAtattacaattaaaataactgaaaatctTTTCAATGTTCACTAGGTGAGCTTTTGGATAAAAATGTAGAGAGGCTTAGGAAAAACAATGTATCCTTAGATAATGGTGGGTATTTAATCTTTAGAGGAAAATGCTCAAATTAAgtgattaatatattttattttattacatttaattcTGAAACTGGCTTCAGCTgactatctttttttaattaaatattatactgagggtcttctaatttttttcaacttcatCATATCTGACAACTACCTTTTGGAAACAATGAATTTAAAATCACTCACATAGGctaaattgattttaattctagTGTTCCAGAGCCTAATTGGGCAACTGCCATAAAAGGACAGCTGTGTCTCTTGTTTGCTCTAGTGCCCTCTAAAGACAAAATGGGCATAATCATAATCACTCCATAGGCaatttattttagtcatttaagCTGCTGATGTTAGGAACCTTCTTTAATCGATAAAGAAAAGCTTCAACTACAAATTGTAATTGACAAAGCTCCATGGAAACACTCAATTTAAAATCTACAGAGGCACTAATGGGAGGTAGGTAGTCAAAGTTTCAAAAAAGTCTTTCAATTTTACTCTGAAAGAACTTCTAAAACTTAAAATAGAGACTGGAAAAAGCTAACAGGGTCAGATAGAGGCGAAAGtggactttgttgttgttgttgttgttgttttggggttttttgtttatttttgcttagtTTTTGTCTTTCCTCTCTACTACCCTCTCCTGTCCTCCCTTCTAGGAAAAGAAGAtcaaaaagttgtttttgtttgtttgtttgttttctcttttttatgggAAAATGCCAGCCCCAAATAAAAGTGATGCCAACACCAGTTTTTTCAAAACTAAAAGCTGTGGCCAGTTTAACAACTCACATTTAGTAGGACAAGGtatagaaaacaaatttaaagtgttgtgaaggaaaagaattaaagggagaaaaaacaaacagcaaacCAAGCACACAATTGCCTCTGAGTTTTGGAAAGGGGGCCCAAAAGCTGCTCAGATAAAGTGTTATTATTTCAGAATAGGATACATCCTCCCAAACTGAAGAATTTAACTAAAGGTGTGAGAAACAGCGAAATGAGGAATGAATCGCGCCTGCACTAGCTTTCCTAGGACCCAAAGTGAGTTTACCTGTTGGGATAGCGAACTTGAAGTAATACTTGTAGGGGAAATCTAAGGTCCTCCTGACCAAGGAATTAGGGTAAGGGTGATATGAAGGTGGGGATTCAGCGAGAGTGGGAGAGTATCTGACTTACTTTGAGCAGCTTGCAGCGGATTTGAGCGGAGACCATGTGGCTGTTTCGCAGGTTGCCCACTCTGAACATGAGAGTCAGCTTCCCGTCTCTCATGGAGATCACCGAGTGCTCGCTGAACATAAGGGTCTCCGCCCGCTTCTTGGGCTGGGACATCTTAATGAACATGCAGCCGATCAGAAAGGCATCCACGATGGAGCCCAAGATGGactggaagaggaagaggatgatTCCCTCAGGGCACTTGTCGGTGATGTAGCGGTAACCATAACCTATGGTAGCTTCAGTCtcgatgaagaagagaaaagcagAGGGGAAGTTGTAGACATTGGCCACACAGGGCGTGTAGTTGCCGACGTGGGCTTTGTTCAGGTCTCCCCGGGTGTAGGCGATCACCCACCACATGGACGCCATAAAGAGCCACGCCACGGTGTAAGTGAGGATGAAAATGAACAGGTTCCAGCGCCACTTAAGGTCCACCAGGGTGGTGAAGAGGTCGGAGAGGTAGCGGCTAGTTTCACTGCCCAGGTTGCCGTGCTGCACATTGCACCTCCCGTTCTTGTCCACAAACCGCTGCCGCTTCTTCCTGGGGaccagctgctgctgctgctgctgctgctgctgctgctgctggggcCCCTGGCCCTGCAAGCCCGCACTGCTGGACGAGGTGGTCACTACCTGGTAATCGTCCCCAAATTTCCTGCGGAGCGCAGACATAATACGAGGGAGCGGGCCAGATTCAAAAAGGAAGGAGGCGCAGGAGCGAAGCGCTGCAAACCAATACCAACAAGGGGGAGGGGTGggtaggaaaggagaggagaagcaaatgaagaggaaagggaggagggaggacacCCAAGCAGGTATCCTAAGTCTCTCAgtccccccacctcttcctttcctcttcaggTACGACGGCTTGGAACCTCCCCTGGGACAAATTTCTTCTTTGTGATTTGAGTCCTAAGCGGGGTGGGGGGATTGCTCTCCCACACTTAATGGCAAGAGAAATGCAGACAAGAACAGAAAGCCCAGTATTTACCTTTGTACCGTTAAAgctctttcctcctttatttcctcttcatttccccTTACCTTCCACCTCttttcttcacttctccctcccttcagtTGCACCCACAAGttgcaataaaaacaaaacattaaaaaccaaaaacaaaaacctactcCTTCTCCACCTGCAAATTAGCTGAGCTGCTAAGGGCTGATCTACCTCCCTggaccctcccccctccccccaaagccTCCCTCTTCCCCTACAGCCCGTGTCAGTCTCACTGTTACCCTCCACTCTGATTCCTATCCTTCCGCCAAAATTGGATACAAAGGCATGCCTGACCCGTTATGGTGCGACACCCAGCAAAACGCCCCCCTTCCTTCGGTCTCAGAAGATAAAGCGGAGCAGTCCCCCTCTCGTTGGCAAATCCGAGACTACCCCCAATTCGACGTTCGGCCAGGCTTTCACTACTGACAGCCAGGGCTCTTCGGCTGGACCCAAGAGTGGCACACGGGCTGCCCCCTGCGAAGAGAAGACGGGACTGGCAGTACCAAGCGCCCAGATCTGGGAGAGGGAACGCCAATGCGAGGGGGGAGGGTGTTTAAGAGGGGGAAGAAAGCAGCAGCAGCGGCAGTGGCTTCCCTTCACAAGAGCCTCTCTTACTCCCAGGTTGTTTTCATCCTCGCCCCCACTTTTCCTGGTTTACCAAGTCGGGTGCCAATGCAGCTCCCCCATAGCCAGCTTGCTCCAGTGCGTACCAAAGAgccccttcttccccccttttccctcccttcccctctcaaaGGAATCCTGGTGAGCTAGGCACAGCGGGACTTGAGGACTAAGCTCCTGGTTTCACCAAGTCTctcctccaccaccaccccccGCCCACCCCTTTTT from Sminthopsis crassicaudata isolate SCR6 chromosome 3, ASM4859323v1, whole genome shotgun sequence includes these protein-coding regions:
- the KCNJ3 gene encoding G protein-activated inward rectifier potassium channel 1 isoform X3, which produces MSALRRKFGDDYQVVTTSSSSAGLQGQGPQQQQQQQQQQQQLVPRKKRQRFVDKNGRCNVQHGNLGSETSRYLSDLFTTLVDLKWRWNLFIFILTYTVAWLFMASMWWVIAYTRGDLNKAHVGNYTPCVANVYNFPSAFLFFIETEATIGYGYRYITDKCPEGIILFLFQSILGSIVDAFLIGCMFIKMSQPKKRAETLMFSEHSVISMRDGKLTLMFRVGNLRNSHMVSAQIRCKLLKG
- the KCNJ3 gene encoding G protein-activated inward rectifier potassium channel 1 isoform X2 codes for the protein MSALRRKFGDDYQVVTTSSSSAGLQGQGPQQQQQQQQQQQQLVPRKKRQRFVDKNGRCNVQHGNLGSETSRYLSDLFTTLVDLKWRWNLFIFILTYTVAWLFMASMWWVIAYTRGDLNKAHVGNYTPCVANVYNFPSAFLFFIETEATIGYGYRYITDKCPEGIILFLFQSILGSIVDAFLIGCMFIKMSQPKKRAETLMFSEHSVISMRDGKLTLMFRVGNLRNSHMVSAQIRCKLLKSRQTPEGEFLPLDQLELDVGFSTGADQLFLVSPLTICHVIDAKSPFYDLSQRSMQAEQFEIVVILEGIVETTDYLCPAHSTLL